Proteins from a single region of Catenulispora acidiphila DSM 44928:
- a CDS encoding barbiturase, with protein MPEAIEVRKVPLRHVSDASGLAELITAGVVEADRVVAVVGKTEGNGGVNDYTRIIADRAFRETLMRLGTRSEAEVAEVPIVWSGGTDGVLSPHATIFATTDAEPCDEPRLTVGFAMSEPLLPEEIGRSAMITKVADAVHEAMKRAGIDDPADVHYVQTKTPLLTIQTIREAKARGETVWTEHTHESMDLSNGCTALGIAVALGEVEMPSDEAVLHDRALYSSVASCSSGVELDRAQVVVVGNASGVGGRYRIGHAVMRDALDAEGIWDAIRAAGLELPERPRSSDLDGRLVNVFLKCEASTDGMVRGRRNAMLDDSDVHWHRQIKACVGGVAASVTGDPAVFVSVSAAHQGPDGGGPVAAIVEVGPGA; from the coding sequence GTGCCTGAGGCGATCGAGGTCCGGAAGGTGCCGCTGCGACACGTCAGCGACGCGTCGGGGTTGGCCGAGCTGATCACCGCCGGGGTGGTGGAGGCCGACCGGGTGGTGGCGGTCGTCGGCAAGACCGAGGGCAACGGCGGCGTCAACGACTACACGCGCATCATCGCCGACCGCGCGTTCCGCGAGACGCTGATGCGGCTCGGGACGCGCAGCGAGGCGGAGGTCGCCGAGGTGCCGATCGTGTGGTCCGGCGGGACCGACGGGGTGCTCTCGCCGCACGCGACCATCTTCGCCACCACCGACGCAGAGCCTTGCGACGAGCCGCGGCTGACCGTCGGCTTCGCGATGAGCGAGCCGCTGCTGCCCGAGGAGATCGGCCGCTCGGCGATGATCACGAAGGTCGCCGACGCGGTCCACGAGGCGATGAAGCGCGCCGGCATCGACGACCCGGCGGACGTGCACTACGTGCAGACCAAGACCCCGCTGCTGACCATCCAGACCATCCGCGAGGCCAAGGCGCGCGGCGAGACGGTCTGGACCGAGCACACCCACGAGTCGATGGACCTGTCCAACGGCTGCACCGCCCTCGGGATCGCGGTGGCGCTCGGCGAGGTCGAGATGCCCTCCGACGAAGCTGTGCTGCATGACAGGGCCCTGTATTCCTCGGTGGCGTCCTGCTCCTCGGGTGTGGAGCTGGACCGTGCGCAGGTCGTCGTGGTCGGCAACGCCTCCGGCGTCGGCGGCCGGTACCGCATCGGCCACGCGGTGATGCGGGACGCCCTGGACGCCGAGGGCATCTGGGACGCGATCCGCGCGGCCGGGCTGGAGCTGCCGGAGCGGCCGCGGTCCTCGGACCTGGACGGTCGGCTGGTGAACGTGTTCCTCAAGTGCGAGGCCAGCACCGACGGCATGGTCCGCGGCCGGCGCAACGCCATGCTGGACGACTCCGACGTGCACTGGCACCGGCAGATCAAGGCCTGCGTCGGCGGCGTCGCGGCGTCGGTGACCGGCGACCCGGCGGTCTTCGTCTCGGTCTCGGCCGCGCATCAGGGCCCTGACGGCGGCGGCCCGGTGGCGGCGATCGTGGAGGTGGGCCCTGGTGCGTGA
- a CDS encoding hydantoinase B/oxoprolinase family protein produces MLNPVLLEIVEGTLASVEREVETAIARTSRSPMIRDAHDFRVGIHDARLRKLTGRSYSALVHPVVRDYPVDQMRPGDVFFHNDVYLSEGGIGHLPDLCVTVPVFHDGAVAAFVQAFGHHDDIGGACPGSMPSGARSVFEEGLMVPPIRLWDAGVPNEAALKIMTRNSRMPDSLAADLDAECSACLMGARRLGEVFARYGREAVEECFDAIIDLTTETFRREILAKIPEGSYTWEDYAEHDGVDPPKLHRQRITLTKLAEDGGRLIIDFDGTGPQAKGPINHCGDYADGNFLKKWLAPVLRNLADSPERMAELDVNEGVVPLIEMRFPPPGTLLTPVFPAPTNARTFVILRLLGVLSGALAKAVDGRMPADQETIRYTGVYGTDADGLPYLMREVLGGGSGGRYYADGEDTIHVVPDSRNIPVEFAEARWPFRVEKLGLAVDSGGAGRFRGGLGYEKQIRMLRDADFMSIADRSILGCWGVKGGRAGRPFEVVIDPGGPAERKVDALADAEPVYAGEIIRIRTTGGGGWGDPFERPMADIITDVRWGKVSIEGARRDYGVVLTPVGTGYEVDAAATGTLREEMWMFRGHEAFFDRGPGFAAMAHGATSAYCDWQ; encoded by the coding sequence GTGCTGAACCCGGTGCTGCTGGAGATCGTCGAGGGCACGTTGGCCTCCGTCGAACGCGAGGTCGAGACCGCGATCGCCCGGACCTCGCGCTCCCCGATGATCCGCGACGCCCACGACTTCCGCGTCGGCATCCACGACGCCCGGCTGCGCAAGCTCACCGGCCGGTCGTACTCCGCGCTGGTGCATCCGGTGGTCCGCGACTACCCGGTGGACCAGATGCGGCCCGGCGACGTCTTCTTCCACAACGACGTCTACCTCTCCGAAGGCGGCATCGGACACCTTCCCGACCTGTGCGTCACCGTGCCGGTCTTCCACGACGGCGCGGTGGCCGCCTTCGTCCAGGCCTTCGGACACCACGACGACATCGGCGGCGCGTGCCCCGGATCGATGCCCTCCGGCGCGCGCAGCGTCTTCGAAGAAGGCTTGATGGTCCCGCCGATCCGGCTGTGGGACGCCGGCGTGCCGAACGAGGCGGCGCTGAAGATCATGACGCGCAACTCCCGGATGCCGGACTCGCTGGCCGCAGACCTGGACGCGGAGTGCTCGGCGTGCCTGATGGGAGCGCGGCGCCTCGGGGAGGTCTTCGCGCGCTACGGCCGCGAGGCCGTTGAGGAGTGCTTCGACGCCATCATCGACCTGACCACCGAGACCTTCCGCCGCGAGATCCTGGCGAAGATCCCCGAGGGCTCCTACACCTGGGAGGACTACGCCGAGCACGACGGCGTCGACCCGCCGAAGCTGCACCGCCAGCGCATCACGCTGACCAAGCTCGCCGAGGACGGCGGCCGGCTGATCATCGACTTCGACGGCACCGGACCGCAGGCGAAGGGACCGATCAACCACTGCGGCGACTACGCGGACGGCAACTTCCTGAAGAAGTGGCTCGCCCCGGTGCTGCGCAACCTCGCCGACAGCCCGGAGCGGATGGCCGAGCTCGACGTGAACGAGGGCGTCGTCCCGCTGATCGAGATGCGCTTCCCGCCGCCTGGAACGCTGCTCACACCGGTGTTCCCGGCGCCGACGAACGCCCGCACCTTCGTGATCCTGCGGCTGCTCGGCGTGCTGTCCGGGGCGCTGGCCAAAGCCGTGGACGGCCGCATGCCCGCCGACCAGGAGACCATCCGCTACACCGGCGTCTACGGCACCGACGCCGACGGGCTGCCGTACCTGATGCGCGAAGTCCTCGGCGGCGGCTCCGGCGGGCGCTATTACGCCGACGGCGAGGACACGATCCACGTCGTGCCGGACTCGCGGAACATCCCCGTGGAGTTCGCCGAGGCGCGCTGGCCGTTCCGCGTGGAGAAACTGGGATTGGCGGTGGACTCCGGCGGAGCGGGGCGCTTCCGCGGCGGACTCGGCTATGAGAAGCAGATCAGGATGCTGCGAGACGCCGATTTCATGAGCATCGCCGACCGCTCGATCCTGGGCTGCTGGGGCGTGAAGGGCGGCCGGGCGGGCCGGCCGTTCGAGGTGGTGATCGATCCGGGCGGTCCCGCGGAGCGGAAGGTCGACGCGCTGGCGGACGCCGAACCGGTGTACGCCGGGGAGATCATCCGGATCCGGACGACCGGCGGCGGCGGGTGGGGCGACCCGTTCGAGCGGCCGATGGCGGACATCATCACTGATGTGCGGTGGGGCAAGGTCTCGATCGAGGGCGCGCGGCGGGACTACGGCGTGGTGCTGACGCCGGTCGGTACCGGCTATGAGGTCGATGCCGCGGCGACCGGGACACTGCGCGAGGAGATGTGGATGTTCCGTGGCCACGAGGCGTTCTTCGACCGGGGTCCGGGCTTCGCGGCGATGGCGCACGGAGCGACATCAGCCTATTGCGATTGGCAGTGA
- a CDS encoding alpha/beta hydrolase family protein: protein MALHRRISVIAVLALAASVATTGAAMATTSTTSTTSTTSTTSTTTAAAPVFQGSLPAPTGRFAAGEEVIHLTDWSRPDPWVPSAGARQLAVSMFYPAVAGSGTQAPYMTLAEAAGFIQYRVPPNSGITTQELSAVTTHAYDNARAVRGKYPLVVLSPGFENPRMTLTSLATELASHGYVVALVGHTYEDSGETLADGQTPPCAICDGSSPTAPVPDAIAASRAKDVSFVIDQLTRGDCAWRLSDLIDKHSIAMAGHSLGGAATVDTMIADPRVRAGVNLDGTFFPVPAAGQITRPYLMMSHSVGDPTWTQTYANLGGYKRWLDVADSNHATFTDIPLLAQEANIPEPPGIDPLRGTVITREYVTAFLDQSLKGIHQPLLDGPTPANPDVLFQY, encoded by the coding sequence ATGGCACTTCATCGTCGTATCAGCGTCATCGCTGTCCTGGCTCTCGCCGCGTCCGTCGCCACGACTGGCGCCGCGATGGCGACCACTTCGACCACTTCGACCACTTCGACCACCTCGACCACCTCGACCACCACCGCCGCCGCTCCCGTCTTCCAAGGGTCGCTCCCCGCGCCGACCGGGCGCTTCGCTGCCGGGGAGGAGGTCATCCATCTCACCGACTGGAGTCGTCCGGATCCGTGGGTGCCCTCGGCTGGGGCGCGGCAGCTCGCGGTGTCCATGTTCTATCCGGCGGTTGCCGGGTCCGGGACTCAGGCTCCTTATATGACGCTCGCTGAGGCGGCTGGGTTCATTCAGTACCGGGTGCCGCCGAATTCGGGTATCACGACGCAGGAGTTGTCCGCGGTCACCACGCATGCCTATGACAACGCTCGCGCGGTGCGTGGGAAGTATCCGCTCGTCGTGCTCTCGCCCGGGTTCGAGAATCCGCGGATGACGCTCACGTCGCTGGCGACCGAGTTGGCGAGCCATGGATATGTCGTGGCGCTCGTGGGCCACACCTACGAGGACAGCGGCGAGACGCTGGCGGACGGGCAGACGCCGCCGTGCGCGATCTGCGACGGCAGCAGTCCGACGGCGCCGGTGCCGGACGCCATCGCGGCCAGCCGCGCCAAGGACGTGTCCTTCGTCATCGACCAGCTGACGCGCGGTGATTGCGCGTGGCGGCTGAGCGATCTGATCGACAAGCACAGCATCGCCATGGCGGGGCACTCGCTCGGCGGGGCGGCGACGGTCGACACGATGATCGCCGATCCGCGGGTGCGCGCCGGGGTGAACCTGGACGGCACGTTCTTCCCGGTCCCGGCCGCCGGTCAGATCACCCGTCCCTACCTCATGATGAGCCACTCGGTCGGGGACCCGACGTGGACTCAGACCTATGCGAACCTCGGCGGCTACAAGCGCTGGCTGGACGTTGCCGACAGCAACCACGCCACTTTCACCGACATCCCGCTGCTCGCGCAGGAAGCCAACATCCCCGAGCCGCCCGGCATCGACCCGCTGCGCGGCACCGTGATCACCCGGGAGTACGTGACCGCGTTCCTCGACCAGAGCCTGAAGGGAATCCACCAGCCGCTGCTGGACGGCCCGACGCCGGCCAACCCGGACGTGCTCTTCCAGTACTAG
- a CDS encoding nucleotidyltransferase family protein yields the protein MSAASRRRPSGAAQPPVVGVVLAAGAATRFGGGKAVARFQGERLVDRAVATLTAGGCDRVLVVVGALDVGAVHHAILVLNPDWTTGMGSSLHAGLFAARDAAAVVVTLVDQPLIGAAAVKRLIAAWRDGAPIAVATYDGRRAHPVLFGREAVADVLPTLTGDAGARAFLAERTDVVAVDCTDTGRPDDVDTVEALRRLSP from the coding sequence ATGAGTGCTGCCTCCCGCAGACGCCCATCCGGCGCGGCCCAGCCCCCGGTCGTCGGCGTCGTCCTCGCCGCCGGCGCCGCCACCCGCTTCGGCGGTGGCAAAGCCGTCGCGCGCTTCCAGGGCGAACGGCTCGTGGACCGCGCCGTCGCGACGCTGACCGCCGGCGGCTGCGATCGCGTGCTGGTCGTCGTCGGCGCGCTGGACGTCGGCGCCGTGCACCACGCGATCCTCGTCCTGAACCCGGACTGGACCACCGGCATGGGCAGCTCGCTGCACGCCGGGCTGTTCGCGGCGCGCGACGCCGCAGCGGTCGTGGTGACCCTCGTCGACCAGCCGCTCATCGGCGCCGCGGCGGTGAAGCGGCTCATCGCGGCTTGGCGCGACGGCGCTCCGATCGCCGTCGCGACGTATGACGGACGCCGCGCGCATCCGGTCCTGTTCGGGCGCGAAGCCGTCGCCGACGTGCTGCCCACGCTCACCGGCGACGCCGGAGCCCGCGCGTTCCTCGCCGAGCGCACGGACGTCGTCGCCGTGGACTGCACCGACACCGGCCGTCCCGACGACGTCGACACCGTCGAAGCGCTGCGCCGCCTCAGCCCGTAG
- a CDS encoding XdhC family protein — protein MRDLLPTLLAWRAAGEPFVLATVVAADGGGPREPGAAMAVRMAGGVPGDVVGSVSGGCVEASVIEAAADVVAAGRPRLETYGLEDSEAVGLTCGGTLSVFIEPGAAASAHLDRVQEAVARGSGAAMVTVVDGPPELIGLHRGDLLRANGYAALADAVARDADALVDLGEPARRRYRLDGCPEPADGPWGAPDTVTVFFNVIGAPPRLIVLGALDYAASLASIGRFLGYWVTVCDARPVFATAERFPDAHDVVVAWPHQYLAATSIDERTAICVLTHDPKFDVPALEIALRSPALYVGAMGSRRTCEDRERRLREAGVTEDELARLAAPIGLDLGASTPAETAVSIAAELVALRRQGSGEPLRRTRGKIHR, from the coding sequence GTGCGTGACCTGCTGCCGACCCTGCTCGCCTGGCGTGCCGCCGGCGAGCCGTTCGTCCTGGCCACGGTCGTCGCCGCGGACGGCGGCGGGCCGCGCGAACCCGGCGCGGCGATGGCGGTTCGGATGGCCGGCGGCGTGCCGGGCGACGTGGTCGGCAGCGTGTCAGGAGGCTGCGTCGAGGCCTCGGTGATCGAGGCGGCGGCCGACGTCGTCGCCGCCGGCCGCCCCCGGCTGGAGACGTACGGCTTGGAGGACTCCGAGGCGGTCGGTCTGACCTGCGGCGGCACCCTGTCGGTGTTCATCGAGCCCGGCGCCGCCGCGTCCGCACACCTGGACCGGGTCCAGGAGGCGGTGGCGCGCGGCTCCGGTGCGGCGATGGTGACGGTGGTCGACGGCCCGCCGGAGCTGATCGGACTGCACCGCGGCGACCTGCTGCGCGCCAACGGCTACGCGGCCCTGGCCGACGCGGTCGCCCGGGACGCAGACGCGCTGGTCGACCTGGGAGAACCGGCACGGCGCCGGTACCGGCTGGACGGCTGCCCCGAACCGGCGGACGGACCGTGGGGCGCACCCGACACCGTGACAGTGTTCTTCAACGTCATCGGCGCCCCGCCCCGGCTGATCGTCCTCGGCGCGCTGGACTACGCGGCGTCGCTGGCGAGCATCGGCCGCTTCCTGGGCTACTGGGTGACGGTCTGCGACGCGCGGCCGGTGTTCGCCACAGCCGAGCGCTTCCCCGACGCGCACGACGTGGTCGTCGCCTGGCCGCATCAGTACCTGGCCGCGACCTCGATCGACGAGCGGACCGCGATCTGCGTGCTGACCCACGACCCGAAGTTCGACGTGCCCGCGCTGGAGATCGCGCTGCGCTCGCCGGCGCTGTACGTCGGAGCGATGGGGTCGCGGCGGACGTGCGAGGACCGCGAGCGGAGGCTGCGCGAGGCGGGTGTCACAGAGGACGAACTCGCCCGGCTCGCCGCGCCGATCGGACTGGACCTCGGTGCCTCGACACCTGCCGAGACCGCGGTGTCGATCGCCGCGGAGCTGGTCGCCTTGCGGCGGCAGGGGAGTGGCGAGCCGTTGCGACGGACCAGAGGGAAGATTCATCGATGA
- a CDS encoding DUF1707 SHOCT-like domain-containing protein, with product MRVSDSERQEVVEVLKQALDDGRLKMDEYVERMEKAYEAVTIGDLELLHDDLPRGGAHTPPAPAAPYYAPAPIPTPPAPAPAPQPHPVYLVPTPPPAPPPTPHPGISGAYVDLPGGLKVLWTILSAAVAINVVVWVLLGLTTASFPYPWPLWVAGPAGAALFGISAPVVQARRARWEKQRRQLPPTG from the coding sequence ATGCGCGTCTCGGATTCCGAGCGGCAGGAAGTGGTCGAGGTGCTCAAGCAGGCCCTCGACGACGGCCGGCTGAAGATGGACGAGTACGTCGAACGAATGGAGAAGGCGTACGAAGCCGTCACCATCGGGGATCTCGAGCTGCTGCACGACGACCTCCCGCGAGGCGGCGCGCACACACCGCCCGCACCCGCGGCTCCGTACTACGCGCCAGCGCCGATCCCCACGCCCCCCGCTCCGGCTCCGGCTCCGCAGCCGCACCCGGTGTACCTCGTCCCCACGCCGCCGCCCGCCCCGCCGCCGACCCCGCACCCGGGCATCAGCGGCGCCTACGTCGACCTGCCGGGCGGGCTGAAGGTGTTGTGGACGATCCTGTCCGCGGCGGTCGCGATCAACGTCGTGGTCTGGGTGCTCCTCGGCCTGACCACCGCGTCGTTCCCGTACCCGTGGCCGCTGTGGGTGGCCGGACCGGCCGGCGCCGCGCTGTTCGGCATCTCGGCGCCGGTCGTGCAGGCGCGGCGGGCGCGCTGGGAGAAGCAGCGGCGCCAGCTTCCGCCTACGGGCTGA
- a CDS encoding SHOCT domain-containing protein, translating to MYPRPFYGPGRHVHEGLGWGGWVLWVLFMVALWALVIMAVVWLVRSFTHRGPVTAQRGMRLPGGPPAWSSGGTGTVPAEQILAERFAHGQIDENEYRSRLDVLRGNRPAAQTAPPAPPQPSQPPEPPEPPGEG from the coding sequence ATGTATCCCCGACCTTTCTACGGTCCCGGACGCCATGTTCACGAGGGCCTCGGTTGGGGTGGCTGGGTGCTGTGGGTGTTGTTCATGGTCGCGCTGTGGGCGTTGGTCATCATGGCGGTCGTGTGGTTGGTGCGCAGCTTCACGCATCGCGGACCGGTGACGGCCCAGCGCGGTATGAGACTCCCCGGCGGCCCGCCGGCGTGGAGCTCGGGCGGGACGGGGACGGTCCCGGCCGAGCAGATCCTGGCAGAGCGGTTCGCCCACGGGCAGATCGACGAGAACGAGTACCGATCCCGGCTCGACGTGTTGCGCGGGAACCGTCCGGCGGCGCAGACCGCACCGCCGGCGCCGCCCCAGCCGTCGCAGCCGCCCGAGCCGCCCGAACCACCGGGTGAGGGCTAG
- a CDS encoding M48 family metallopeptidase: protein MDYAAQDFTPEQIERARAYKRSVRPLRIISTILGLAVPLVLGLTPAGAGLVRVAGDVAGGGWVARALLGSVALSLLGLVLRLPLSMWSETVSRRWGLSKRGWGLFAADTAKGFLIGVVLTAAAIGALYALMRHAGDAWWVWAALAAALLALLGSFIMPVLIEPLFNKFKPLPDGPLRERLMALVEQSGVPVKDILVSDSSRRTTAANAYVSGLGKTRRLVVWDTTTDSLDTGEVAAIAAHELGHAARRDVLTGTVFGAVGAALGVAVLAAALHWSPLLDAAGVDHAEDPRSQALVRAVLVLIGLIGEPWGLAYSRYIEGRADGYALDLFRDPDTIVRMERALAVQNIADLEPRRWEVLLRYTHPPIPARIAHARGWAAQTGVAIPKPLSAPSKDPGAP from the coding sequence GTGGATTACGCCGCCCAGGACTTCACCCCCGAGCAGATCGAGCGTGCGCGCGCCTATAAGCGCAGCGTCCGGCCTCTGCGCATCATCTCGACCATTCTCGGTCTGGCCGTCCCCCTGGTCCTCGGCCTCACTCCGGCCGGCGCGGGGCTGGTCAGAGTGGCCGGTGACGTCGCCGGCGGCGGTTGGGTCGCCCGCGCGCTGCTCGGCAGCGTCGCGCTGTCGCTGCTCGGGCTGGTGCTCCGCCTGCCGCTGAGCATGTGGAGCGAGACCGTCAGCCGTCGCTGGGGTCTGTCGAAGCGCGGTTGGGGACTGTTCGCTGCCGACACCGCCAAGGGATTCCTCATCGGCGTCGTGCTCACCGCGGCGGCGATCGGTGCTCTCTATGCGCTCATGCGCCACGCCGGAGACGCGTGGTGGGTGTGGGCCGCGCTGGCCGCCGCGCTGCTGGCGCTGCTGGGCTCGTTCATCATGCCGGTGCTGATCGAGCCGCTGTTCAACAAGTTCAAGCCGCTGCCCGACGGTCCGCTGCGCGAGCGGCTGATGGCGCTGGTCGAGCAGTCCGGCGTGCCGGTCAAGGACATCCTCGTCAGCGACAGCTCCCGGCGCACCACCGCCGCCAACGCCTACGTCTCCGGCCTCGGCAAGACCCGCCGCCTGGTCGTGTGGGACACCACCACCGACAGCCTGGACACCGGCGAGGTCGCCGCGATCGCCGCCCACGAACTCGGCCACGCCGCCCGGCGCGACGTGCTGACCGGCACCGTCTTCGGCGCGGTCGGCGCGGCGCTGGGCGTCGCGGTCCTGGCGGCGGCGCTGCACTGGTCGCCGCTGCTCGACGCCGCCGGGGTGGACCACGCCGAGGACCCGCGCTCGCAAGCACTGGTCCGCGCCGTACTGGTGCTGATCGGCCTGATCGGCGAGCCCTGGGGACTGGCATACAGCCGCTATATCGAAGGACGCGCAGACGGGTACGCCCTCGACCTGTTCCGCGACCCCGACACCATCGTGCGCATGGAACGCGCGCTCGCCGTCCAGAACATCGCAGACCTGGAACCTCGCCGCTGGGAAGTCCTGCTGCGCTACACCCACCCGCCGATCCCGGCACGCATCGCGCACGCGCGCGGCTGGGCGGCGCAAACAGGGGTCGCAATTCCTAAGCCGCTTTCAGCGCCGTCTAAGGATCCGGGCGCACCTTAG
- a CDS encoding ADP-ribosylglycohydrolase family protein: protein MSDAAETPDATAAFASLRGLALGDGFGERWFFRKKREAIDMIRHRTTPGDEPWHWTDDTAMALALLRVLTEHGAVEQQELAISFAAMYTSDPYRGFGHGMHQLLPKLGEDPGNWATYARTLFDGEGSLGNGAAMRAAPLGAWFRRDPEAAAAQAALAAEVTHAHPEGIAGGVAVAAAAALAAGSSDAAGDSPALDPHAFLTATAELTPAGIIHDGLLRAADLPPDTPAWQASDILGSGQRIRASDTAPFAIWSAAHHLDNLTDALWTTAEGLGDVDTTCAITGGIVAARTGLRGVPARWLELAEALPEWVG, encoded by the coding sequence ATGTCCGACGCTGCTGAAACACCAGACGCCACGGCCGCCTTCGCCAGCCTGCGGGGACTCGCACTCGGCGACGGCTTCGGGGAGCGCTGGTTCTTCCGCAAGAAGCGCGAGGCGATCGACATGATCCGCCATCGGACGACGCCCGGGGACGAGCCGTGGCACTGGACCGATGACACGGCCATGGCGCTGGCACTGCTGCGCGTGCTGACGGAGCACGGCGCGGTGGAGCAGCAGGAGCTGGCGATCTCGTTCGCCGCGATGTACACCTCCGATCCCTACCGGGGCTTCGGGCACGGGATGCACCAGCTACTGCCGAAGCTCGGCGAGGACCCGGGAAACTGGGCGACGTATGCACGAACCCTGTTCGACGGCGAGGGCAGCCTGGGCAACGGCGCGGCGATGCGCGCTGCGCCGCTCGGCGCGTGGTTCCGGCGGGATCCGGAGGCGGCCGCGGCCCAGGCGGCGCTGGCGGCGGAGGTCACGCACGCGCATCCGGAGGGCATCGCGGGCGGCGTGGCGGTCGCGGCAGCGGCGGCTTTGGCAGCAGGGAGTTCGGATGCGGCGGGTGACAGCCCGGCACTTGACCCGCACGCCTTCCTGACGGCGACCGCGGAGCTGACCCCGGCCGGCATCATCCACGACGGACTACTCCGCGCCGCCGACCTCCCCCCGGATACCCCAGCGTGGCAGGCCTCGGACATCCTCGGCAGCGGCCAACGCATCCGCGCGAGCGACACCGCCCCATTCGCCATCTGGAGCGCGGCCCACCACCTCGACAACCTGACCGACGCCCTGTGGACCACCGCCGAAGGCCTCGGCGACGTGGACACCACCTGCGCCATCACCGGCGGGATCGTCGCAGCGCGGACCGGACTGCGCGGCGTCCCGGCGCGCTGGCTGGAGTTGGCGGAGGCGCTGCCGGAGTGGGTCGGGTAA
- a CDS encoding carbamate kinase, which yields MRTLIALGGNAMTASDGRARPEDQIAAVGVAMEAVADLVAAGVEVVLTHGNGPQVGNLLVKNELAAHVVPPVPLDWCGAQTQGTLGFVIVSALERALAARGVAKPVAAVVTRTLVDANDRGFTHPTKPIGRYLPKEQAVAMIAHGQTWEDRGERGWRRVVASPEPLEVLDAAAAKTLVEAGYVVVACGGGGIPMVHDLGSAKALRGVEAVIDKDLSAVLLARAVGADHLVIATDVDHMFVHFGTPDVRALDRIDVADLRAHLAAGEFGGGSMAPKAEAACRFVEGGGRRAVVTALGSIREAVLGEAGTVVEGATSA from the coding sequence ATGCGGACCCTGATCGCGTTGGGCGGCAACGCCATGACCGCCTCGGACGGCCGCGCACGCCCCGAGGACCAGATCGCGGCGGTCGGCGTGGCGATGGAGGCGGTCGCCGATCTGGTGGCGGCCGGCGTCGAGGTGGTGCTGACCCACGGCAACGGACCGCAGGTCGGCAACCTCCTGGTGAAGAACGAGCTCGCCGCGCACGTCGTGCCGCCAGTCCCGCTGGACTGGTGCGGCGCGCAGACCCAGGGGACGCTCGGCTTCGTCATTGTCAGCGCGCTGGAGCGGGCTCTGGCGGCGCGCGGCGTCGCCAAGCCGGTCGCCGCCGTCGTGACCCGCACGCTGGTCGACGCGAACGACCGCGGTTTCACCCACCCGACCAAGCCGATCGGCCGGTACCTGCCGAAGGAGCAGGCGGTCGCGATGATCGCGCACGGGCAGACCTGGGAGGACCGCGGCGAGCGCGGCTGGCGCCGGGTCGTCGCCTCGCCGGAACCGCTCGAAGTGCTCGACGCCGCAGCGGCGAAGACGCTTGTCGAAGCCGGGTACGTCGTCGTCGCCTGCGGTGGCGGCGGGATCCCGATGGTGCACGATCTGGGGTCGGCGAAGGCTCTTCGCGGCGTCGAAGCCGTCATCGACAAGGACCTCTCAGCGGTCCTGCTGGCCCGGGCCGTCGGCGCGGACCACCTCGTCATCGCCACCGACGTGGACCACATGTTCGTCCACTTCGGTACTCCGGACGTCAGGGCCCTGGATCGCATCGACGTCGCCGACCTGCGCGCGCATCTGGCAGCAGGGGAGTTCGGCGGCGGGAGCATGGCGCCGAAGGCGGAGGCGGCGTGCCGGTTCGTGGAGGGCGGAGGGCGGCGCGCCGTCGTCACCGCGCTGGGAAGCATTCGTGAAGCTGTTCTCGGGGAAGCGGGAACCGTAGTGGAAGGAGCCACAAGTGCCTGA
- a CDS encoding nucleoside/nucleotide kinase family protein: MRAEPISPERLAERIAGLVSAHEPNPWTRLAIDGAPGAGTSEVAAAVEAVLADAGRPTLRISAGDFLRPRSLRLEHGREDPDVFYAEWLDLKGMRREVFDPLGPGGSGRVLPTLWDAARDRASRALYVELPPGGVLIVEGTFLMGIGLPFDVEVHLWLSAGALKRRTPEEMAWTLPAYARYDAEADPSRAASLTARMDDPRHPALLFF; encoded by the coding sequence ATGCGCGCCGAGCCCATTTCGCCGGAGCGGCTGGCTGAACGGATCGCGGGTCTGGTGAGCGCGCACGAGCCGAATCCGTGGACACGGTTGGCGATCGACGGCGCGCCGGGCGCCGGGACGTCCGAGGTGGCGGCGGCGGTCGAGGCGGTCCTGGCCGATGCGGGGCGTCCGACGCTGCGGATCTCGGCGGGCGACTTCCTGCGTCCGCGATCGCTGCGGTTGGAGCACGGTCGCGAGGATCCGGATGTCTTCTACGCCGAGTGGCTGGATCTCAAGGGGATGCGACGCGAGGTGTTCGATCCGCTGGGACCGGGCGGTTCGGGGCGCGTGCTCCCCACGCTGTGGGACGCCGCGCGTGATCGCGCCAGCCGCGCGCTGTATGTCGAGCTGCCGCCGGGCGGGGTGCTGATCGTCGAGGGCACGTTCCTAATGGGGATCGGGCTGCCGTTCGACGTCGAGGTGCATCTGTGGCTGTCCGCCGGCGCACTGAAGCGCCGCACGCCGGAGGAGATGGCGTGGACGCTGCCCGCGTATGCGCGGTATGACGCCGAGGCCGATCCATCGCGTGCCGCGTCCCTGACGGCACGGATGGACGACCCACGGCATCCGGCTTTGCTGTTCTTCTAG